In Sphaeramia orbicularis chromosome 5, fSphaOr1.1, whole genome shotgun sequence, a genomic segment contains:
- the LOC115418924 gene encoding immunoglobulin-like and fibronectin type III domain-containing protein 1 — protein sequence MITQFREELPEGMTTPDFTRKPIALTIQEGKYAVFKAKIVGTPTPTVTWSRANGEIVFHPDVCQQKYDQATQEHTLEFPKVAPEDADTYKCFASNEYGRAVCTVVLNVIAVGFSKEKELQKAQVEDTAELRKKLKKRNPDGTREQKPIEQEEKVWEILLSAEKKDYESICVEYGITDFRGMLKKLTEMKREREEEIAEFVSHISSLKHIEVSDDDCATIELDMDLKDPASKIFLYKDGVMVPFTKEDSEGMKHNLKQVGKKYVFTIKNLGSNDAGLYSVDVEGVNVFSTNFKVPEVDFAVKIQEVKAEERGDAMFQCVLTAPFEGLKWCGKSAPLTASEKFEISVSEDKLIHKLIVRDCMPLDAGIYAAVAGIKSCNAWLIVEDPGVHFHAGLSDCKAIMGEAAELECKLSSEDCEGIWYKDGEEIKSSDGITISKDGSFHRLKIHKVDETSAGKYKFEADGRKTESLIVVEDPPRFESEELEAFKTPVSVKKGQKATFKLSYIGRQPIKVQWYLEGEELSDDSNIKIELGEDGSTRLLLSKLQRKDSGEVKIKLKNEFGAMEAVTQLVVMDKPTPPMGPLEIVEASSSVIDFKWRPPKDSGGCKIANYILERNQVGRNTWKKVGPIGPEAKYRDSDVDHGRRYCYRIRVETEMGISELMETEDIQAGTKAYPGPPSAPKVVTAFKDCINLTWAPPANTGGTNILGYNLEKRKKGSNLWGAVNPPEEMIRTKGFACKDVVEGMEYEFRVAAINNSGAGEFSTPSEFVFARDPKKPPGKVIDLKVTDSTYTTLSLSWTKPKDIEGEQDEAKGYFVEIRPAENPEWDRCNANAITMTSYTVKGMKSMAMYWVRVIATNDGGQGMPQELDNYILAMPPPVRPRFTDAKLKSFMIVRAGNSARFNINFEASPWPEITWLKDGVPVSKKVNISNAEGQSQLLIPSAERTDTGIYTIIVKNIVGQETVSIEIRVTDEPRPPGPVELDENVPGTVTISWAASPDEKRDDRLHYMVTKRDSVKRTWHTVADRIFNNKFTACNIMPGREYQFRVYAKNDMGSSKPSESPKWFVTSKKEKFTVKLPDSKPCDLQCPPKFIVPLKMHTAPQGYECYMSCAVKGDPTPHVTWFRNNISLNTNTNYFISNTCGVCSMLILMVGPKDTGEYKIVAENSMGRAECTTKLTVRE from the exons ATGATAACCCAGTTCAGGGAGGAACTTCCAGAGggaatgacaactccagatttcaCCCGCAAACCCATTGCTTTGACAATTCAAGAAG GTAAATATGCAGTCTTTAAAGCCAAAATAGTGGGCACCCCCACACCGACTGTAACATGGAGCAGGGCAAATGGAGAAATTGTTTTTCACCCTGATGTCTGCCAGCAAAAGTATGATCAAGCCACTCAAGAACACACCCTAGAG TTTCCTAAGGTAGCTCCAGAGGACGCTGACACTTACAAGTGTTTTGCATCAAATGAATATGGAAGGGCAGTTTGCACTGTTGTGTTGAATGTTATCGCGG TTGGATTCTCTAAGGAGAAGGAGCTTCAGAAGGCTCAGGTAGAAG ATACAgcagaattaagaaaaaaacttaaaaaacg TAATCCAGACGGCACACGGGAGCAAAAGCCAATAGAACAAGAGGAGAAAGTCTGGGAAATTCTCCTTAGTGCAGAGAAGAAAGACTATGAGAGCATCTGTGTAGAGTATGGTATCACAGATTTCCGAGGCATGCTTAAGAAACTTACTGAAatgaagagggagagggaggaggagattgCAGAG TTTGTTTCACACATTAGTTCACTGAAGCATATTGAAGTCAGTGACGATGACTGTGCAACAATTGAGTTGGACATGGACCTCAAGGATCCCGCCAGTAAGATTTTTTTGTACAAG GATGGCGTCATGGTTCCATTCACCAAAGAAGACAGTGAAGGGATGAAACATAATCTAAAACAAGTTGGAAAGAAATATGTGTTTACTATTAAAAACCTGGGATCAAATGATGCTGGACTTTACTCTGTGGATGTTGAGGGTGTCAATGTATTCTCAACAAATTTTAAAG TTCCTGAAGTTGACTTTGCTGTCAAAATACAAGAAGTCAAGGCTGAAGAACGAGGAGATGCCATGTTTCAGTGTGTCCTGACTGCTCCTTTTGAAGGACTCAAATGGTGTGGGAAAAGTGCTCCATTGACAGCAAGTGAGAAATTTGAAATTAGTGTCTCTGAAGATAAGCTTATCCACAAGCTGATTGTGCGGGACTGTATGCCTTTGGATGCTGGTATCTATGCTGCTGTGGCAGGAATCAAATCCTGTAATGCCTGGCTTATAGTTGAAG ACCCAGGGGTTCACTTTCATGCTGGACTCTCTGACTGCAAAGCCATTATGGGAGAAGCAGCAGAGCTGGAGTGTAAACTGAGCAGTGAAGACTGTGAGGGAATCTGGTACAAAGATGGAGAGGAG ATTAAATCATCTGATGGGATAACTATTTCCAAAGATGGAAGTTTCCACAGATTGAAAATTCATAAAGTTGATGAGACATCTGCTGGCAAATATAAATTTGAGGCAGATGGACGGAAGACAGAGTCCTTGATTGTTGTGGAag ATCCACCCAGATTTGAGTCAGAAGAGCTGGAAGCATTTAAAACACCAGTGTCGGTGAAAAAAGGACAGAAAGCTACCTTTAAACTCTCCTATATCGGACGGCAGCCCATCAAAGTTCAGTGGTACCTGGAGGGTGAAGAGCTTTCAGATGACTCAAATATTAAGATTGAGCTAGGAGAAGATGGATCCACCCGTTTACTTTTGTCCAAGCTGCAACGCAAAGACAGTGGTGAAGTCAAGATAAAACTCAAAAATGAGTTTGGCGCAATGGAAGCTGTCACCCAACTTGTTGTGATGG ATAAACCCACCCCTCCGATGGGACCTCTGGAGATTGTTGAGGCCTCCTCCTCAGTAATTGATTTCAAGTGGAGACCCCCCAAAGACAGTGGCGGTTGCAAGATTGCCAATTACATCCTTGAGAGAAACCAAGTCGGCCGCAATACCTGGAAGAAGGTGGGCCCAATTGGTCCCGAGGCCAAATACAGGGACAGTGATGTAGACCACGGCAGGAGGTACTGCTATCGCATCAGAGTGGAGACTGAAATGGGCATCAGTGAGCTGATGGAGACAGAGGATATTCAAGCAGGCACAAAAg CTTACCCTGGGCCACCATCTGCACCAAAGGTTGTCACTGCCTTCAAGGACTGCATCAACCTCACTTGGGCTCCTCCTGCCAACACTGGAGGAACCAATATTCTGGGATACAACCTTGAGAAGCGCAAGAAGGGCAGCAATCTGTGGGGTGCAGTCAACCCACCTGAAGAAATGATAAGAA CTAAGGGATTTGCTTGCAAAGATGTGGTCGAGGGGATGGAGTATGAGTTCAGAGTTGCTGCAATCAATAACTCCGGAGCGGGTGAATTCAGCACACCGTCTGAATTTGTGTTTGCTAGAGATCCAAAAA AGCCTCCTGGTAAAGTCATAGACTTAAAAGTGACAGACTCCACCTACACCACCCTGTCCCTGTCTTGGACCAAGCCCAAAGACATCGAGGGCGAACAGGATGAAGCCAAGGGATATTTTGTGGAGATTAGGCCTGCGGAAAACCCAGAATGGGATCGCTGCAATGCAAATGCAATAACAATGACATCCTATACAGTGAAAGGCATGAAGTCAATGGCCATGTACTGGGTGAGAGTCATTGCTACTAATGATGGTGGACAGGGAATGCCGCAAGAACTGGATAATTACATCCTGGCTATGCCTCCACCTG TGAGACCAAGATTTACAGATGCCAAACTCAAGAGTTTCATGATTGTGAGAGCAGGAAATTCTGCACGGTTCAACATCAACTTTGAG GCCTCTCCGTGGCCTGAGATCACCTGGCTGAAGGATGGAGTGCCAGTGTCTAAAAAAGTGAACATCAGCAATGCAGAAGGCCAGTCCCAGCTGCTGATTCCTTCTGCCGAGCGCACAGATACCGGAATTTACACCATCATTGTCAAGAATATTGTTGGCCAAGAAACAGTCAGCATTGAAATTAGAGTCACAG ACGAGCCCAGGCCACCAGGTCCTGTGGAGCTGGATGAAAATGTACCTGGCACAGTGACTATTTCATGGGCCGCATCTCCAGATGAGAAACGTGATGACAGGCTGCACTACATGGTGACTAAACGCGATTCAGTCAAAAGAACATGGCACACTGTGGCCGATCGAATCTTCAACAACAAATTCACAGCCTGCAACATAATGCCAGGCCGGGAATACCAGTTCCGTGTCTACGCAAAGAATGACATGGGGTCGTCCAAACCGTCTGAATCACCAAAGTGGTTTGTTACCAGCAAAAAAG AGAAGTTCACCGTGAAATTGCCGGACTCAAAGCCCTGTGACCTCCAGTGTCCTCCTAAGTTCATTGTCCCTCTGAAAATGCATACGGCTCCACAAGGCTATGAATGCTACATGAGCTGTGCAGTAAAAGGGGACCCAACACCACATGTGACATGGTTTCGCAACAATATCAGCCTGAATACCAACACTAACTACTTCATCTCCAACACCTGTGGAGTGTGCTCTATGCTCATACTGATGGTCGGACCTAAAGATACCGGCGAGTACAAGATTGTCGCTGAAAACTCCATGGGCAGAGCAGAGTGCACGACTAAACTGACAGTCAGAG AATAA